GGTTAACATCGGGCTTCAATTTTCGGTCTCTAATACTCTGGCCATTTCTTTCCTGTGCTCCCCAGCGCAGGCTGTCCGTGAGTCTCACCTGCTCTATTCCTTCTTCGTTTCCTGGCAGGTTCCACTGCTCCTGGTGCTGGCACACCTGGCAGTCTGCTAATGTAGTCATCCTCTTCCACATGCACCTCGACCGTGCCCAGCGTGTTGGTTCGGTGCGCATGCGCGTGTTCAAGCAGCTGTGCTACCAGTGTGGCACCTCACGGCTGGATGAGTCGAGCATGCTGGAGGAGAACATCGAGGGCCTGGTGGACAACCTCATCACCAGCCTGCGCGAGCAGTGCTACGACGAAGATGGCGGCCAGTACCGCATCCACGTGGCCAGCCGGCCGGACAGCGGGCTGCACCGCAGCGAGTTCTGCGAGGCCTGCCAGGAAGGCATCGTGCACTGGAAGCCCAGCGAGAAGCTGCTGGAGGAGGACGCCTCCTATACCGATGCCTCCAAGAGGAAAGCCCAGGGCAGCTTTGTCTACAACTTCTTCTCATTTCGCTGGTGTCTGTTTTGGGGTGTCCTCTGCCTGGTTATTGTCTATCTGCAGTTCTTCCGAGGCCGCTCCAGCTTCCTCTAGGGGAGCTGGttgggggtgggaagaggggaCACGGGGTTGAGAGTGAGAAGGACTCGGTCTCCTGACTCAGCTACAAGTTGAATCTATGATTCCAGTCATCTGCACCCTGTTCCCTCGTCTACCAAAATGAGGAGTGTGCACTAGGAGATGCTCGGTGGTCCTTCTACCAATTTGACAGCaatgaggggaaggagggaagggtggGAATTTTGGGAGCTTGCTGGGATTTCGTGTGAGTGTGAAGTCGACAGTGCTGTCTGGTCTCCTTCATTTCCCGCTCCAcctctccctcccgccctccaTTTGTTTTATATTCTTAGCCTTGGGTCTCATCTTGACCCTATCACATTTTCGTACTCACTCTCAGCTCTCTCTAATTGTCCTGTATGGTTCCTCTTGGAGAGAGCAGTGCCACCCATTACCATCCATTCAGTACACAGGGACAGTGACCTG
This genomic stretch from Cricetulus griseus strain 17A/GY chromosome 4, alternate assembly CriGri-PICRH-1.0, whole genome shotgun sequence harbors:
- the Rtp2 gene encoding receptor-transporting protein 2 yields the protein MSTSLTTCEWKKVFYEKMEVAKPADSWELIIDPNLKPNELGPGWKQYLEQHASGRFHCSWCWHTWQSANVVILFHMHLDRAQRVGSVRMRVFKQLCYQCGTSRLDESSMLEENIEGLVDNLITSLREQCYDEDGGQYRIHVASRPDSGLHRSEFCEACQEGIVHWKPSEKLLEEDASYTDASKRKAQGSFVYNFFSFRWCLFWGVLCLVIVYLQFFRGRSSFL